Genomic DNA from Parasteatoda tepidariorum isolate YZ-2023 chromosome 3, CAS_Ptep_4.0, whole genome shotgun sequence:
AATTACGAAATAATTCGTCGTTCTGCAATACAAATACATCAAGTTGATGCTTTAAGCCGTTTTCCCGTATCAAGAAAACTATCCCGAAATAACCCGTAAGATTATATCTGCACAGGCAAATGATGAATACATCAAAGTTGTCAaagaattgatttattatggtaaagctaatgactattttcttaaaaatgatgttcttttcaaaattgtaaatgatTAAGGTTGGTTATTCTTAAGAGCATGGAGGTTGAAATGGtgaaaaatgcatataatttaggaaattttgcTGTCAGTGAAactgaaaatctaattaaagaaaattatttttttcctaatatcaAGAAGTGCGTCGAAGAAGTAATTAATTACTATGTAAAATGTATACTGGTTAATAGAAAAAGGGGGAAAGTTTTCTACACCCTATACCAAAAGAGGATGTATCCTTAAGCACATATCATGATGATTTTTGGCATCTTTTgccatcaataaataaaaattatgaccaTATCCTTGCACTTATAGATgcatttccaaattttacctGGTTGTTGCATCCTGTTAAAAGTACATCATCACGAGATGTTGTAGTAAAACTTGAACAACAAGAAACGATTTTTGGAAACCCAAATCGAATGATTACAGACAAAGGTACTACTTCTACTTCGaaacaattttaagactatTGTGACAGTGATCACATTAGTATCCCCACCCCGGTATACTATGGGGCAACGGTCCAGTTGCGAAAGTACACAGCACTATTATTCAAATCTTGTACAAACTCTCCTTAGATGATCCTACCAAGTAGTACAAATTTGTTCCAGCAGTGCAGCGTACCATTAATTCTGCAATTTCTCGAGGCACTCAAAGAGCACTGTTTGAACTGTTATTGAATATAGAATAAACAAggtaagtaaaaataagagGTAATGAGAggtaagtaaaaatgagaaaagggGATTAAAAATTGAGCAAATGTTGGTAGTACAGAACATAAAAATCCTCCATCGAAGAAAAGGAGAACATCTGAGAAGAAGTTAAGAAGAACATTTTGAAGATACAAGAGGAGAATCGCAGATAATAGATTTAGTTGCAATCCAGAGAACTTAGTTTcgatctgtttttaaattaagtccAAAGTTCCTCGGTCacaaccaaataaaaaaagtaaaggggAAAGACAGATATAATGTGCAAAACGTGGGGCGGCACGAGTTGAGTTAGTTATTGTCTTACTATATANTACaggaattataaaaagtttaaaagtattaacCAAAGATTAAGCTTTCTTTCCAATGGCGAGATGCATGAAGTTTTAAAGTAAGCAAACTTttcattataagttttaattacagttattattcctccaaaaatatgttttcattttcttactGATTAAGagtctttcaaaaatttaaaaaatattatattaaagcCTTCAACTATGTCGATTTTTCGTAACATAATTTGTTCACACAGAATGTTATTCCACCAGACTCCTTTGCTATCAGTATTTATCAGCATAAAAACTCTGAAAAATTTAGCTTGGCAGGTTCAAGCACTAGTCCGTCAGTTTAATTTCGGCATAATTAATAATGGTAAGATGGGAGGTCCACTTGAcctaaataaaaagttgtatttaaGTTGTATCATCAAAGAAACCACCGtgtgtttttaaacatttaaactaatttaataactatataccatgctgtttttaaaaagtaatatataattatttaacgtGCTAATGATTTCTGTTCATCAATACGCTATTGTATTCAAAATAAGAGCTTACATTATTGCAGTTATGGGgttactttttaataacttgAGAAGAAAGGCATAtgaattaagtttcaaaataatggattatttaagtattctaataagataaaaataaaagttggaaTTACACTGCTAAACAACAAAATGTAAGCACAAGCTATATGAGACCatctgcttaaaaaattttgagtaaaagttcagttttaaaaacagtcaaatttATTCGACAGAATTTTTCACAACTATACTTGtgatgttaaatttttgaaaatgaaaaatctacaataatatttaaatagtggATGAACTTGATAACTtggtaactttttatttaaaaaaatcgttcgAAAATTTCAATCAGATCGATTAGGAGAGACGTtcataaaatggaattttctaatTTGCTTTGAATAGAATAAGCATTTCGGGCtacatcaattttcttaaatgcacaTTTTGCGACTCAAAATAAAAGTCAGCCAAAGAGATAGTTATGTATTCGAATGATTGAATTctcttgtttataaataaacaacttactccaataagtatattaaaaaaaatttcaatcttcaTAACAGTAAGGATTTGATGGAAATTCCATGCtcgaaaataacattaaatgaaaaggaaatacAAGCTTTAATATATTGCTAGTACATAAACTAATAGAATagtcgaaatatttttattttatgaccaaCATTATTCCACCGGTTAACAGCCGAacaattctgagtttactactattaatgatcaactctgtagccttgacTTTTTaaatccaacccagaagacaagaaaaatcTGAATCAAGTGTTGGGACGAActagccttcgtgaaggacttgttgatggaactaacccgcatctgCTTTGCATGGAGAAGATAAACCAcaaaacctcctacggttaccTCGACGGCAAGGGAATTATAATACATCAtccctctaccactgaggacactttacgtcaacactgtcaTCGATGCGAGCAGGGAGCAAGATTCGTATTAACAATCCactactgggattcgaacctgcataacctcattggaaggctaaTACTCTATCCCTTGAGTAACAGCGGCCCCTCATTGGAATATCGCTGAATTCTTAAAACTCTTCTTATTCTTCTGAATtcttaaacatttcattaaattaaatgctatcATTAATGTATCGTGCTGGTTCAGGGGAAAGAGCGATATCCTTTCAGTGAGGTGAGCCGAGTTCGAATTCCAGCAGTGGctgatacgaatttcgcaccaGGCTCAAACTgacctcagtgctgacgtaaactATCATCTGTGGTAGACGAAtgatggattagagtccccttgctgtcatgctaaccgtgggaggttttgtggttttcctctccatgtagcatAGAtgagggttagtttcatcaaaaagaccTTCACGAAagcacatttctcccaatatttgatgcagaagttcccttgttttttagattgggttcaaaatttcaaggctacggagttgaacattgatagtcgtgaacttaaaattgggtctgctgctCACCAAcggttttatataaaaacaaaaaaattataataataaatgtaacaaaattcaTAAACAACGTCACCAGTACCTCGAAATACACTTGACGGAACCATGGTGGctgaggggatagagcgctcgttTCCCAATGAAgttaaccgggttcgaatcccagcgatggctgattgaTTCAGTTTCCACACCCGCCTCGCACCGATCACactactgacgtaaaatattcctAGTGATAgatggattatgggttagagttcccttgccgccaggttaaccgtgggcgttcatgtaacgcgaatgcggattagttccatcaaaaagacctccaAGAAAGCAAATAttcgatccagaagttcccttgtcttttcgattgggttcaaaattacaaaactactgagtagaacattggtagtcgtaagccctaaagtgggtcggctgttcaacgacgataataaaataaaatacacttgaCGATAACTATATGtgcataaaacttttaaagtactAACAGAAAACAATAAAGTTAACAGATCAGGACAGACAGAAAAGTTCTCTTTCTAATTCAATTATGAATGATCAAAAGGAAAAgtaattcagaataattttcatttgtgtCGGCTGCACTAACAACTTCCTCTGCATCGataagttttgtaatttatctCAAGAATAAACTAAAGgaaagttaaaataactattaaggCCTCCGATCGCTCagctaaattaattacttttgtcGTGTGAAGAATCTTTTGTAAATAAtgctattttcttaatttaatataagaGAATTTCAGTGCACTTGAATGTAAGAATAATTACTTTCCTGAATAACAATCTAGCAAATatcttccatattttttttttcaatgtaaaaaaaattttaatttaaataaactaacatACTGCTATAGAGTTTCATTCAAGATTGTGTTTGTTAAATACGCTTTTACGCGAACTACTTATTTTCGAAACTGAgccgaaaataaataaaactttcaactgaatttgacatttttatctttatacatcttagtacatttttaaacacttgaatttttatcttttacattttacttttttcctccttcaaggatattttttcaacttctgtataatttaaacattttaagactTATTTAATTGAAGGTATGAGACTTCAAATTAGAAtccaaaacttttaacaaaactaCAATTTAAGGGACAAGAAATAGTTAATTGGATTAAAAGGTACATTATTATTACGtagcactgttagaaatttgttgcgagttaaatcaaaatgtatCACCTTAGATCTGCAGTAATTTTACTAGGATACAAAGATGAACCATTATAACTTCTCAAACTAGATTGCACGATAaaggaaacgaaggaaataaaaatataaccaccgaagccgacgtcttcagagggtaccggcctcggtagccataaaaacaaaaccatttctaattgagggagaagcaaatgcctaaataacctccctcagtaccccgatggttttgtatagaagtcgagaaaaaaacatgaaatacaaataacaaattaagaaaagaaactcaaacaaaatcatcagaaaaataaaaacgcacTTAGTCACAGGTCAAACATCGATTTCACAAGCAAgctgaatgaaaagaaaacaacgcCCTCTATTACAATGCGCAGATggagaataaaatgaaaaaagtcaagagaaagaaatacgtaacaaattaatagaatttatggctaccgaggccggtagaagacgtcggcttcggtggtcatatttttatttttatttccttcgtttcctttattgctacttttttctgaaatttctgctgctttttagcgcgttttttttcaaagaagttttatttatttagaaataaaaatatttgtgttttcttagTATTGGATTGCACGATATGATAGTTCCTCTTGAACGGAAATACAGTTCAATTTGACACCTTATTAAAGTTGCAGTAAATTTGCCTGGTATTCCGCTTCAAAGGTCAGATATTATGGGTTCGACATAgagtgaatttttttgaaagtgaatttttttaaattataaactatttatacaaaaaaataaaggggccaataaaacaaaataaaaaaaggtgccaaaaaaataaaggaacagTAAACTATAAAAGGTAACAGGGATATGATAATTCAACTTTACGGttggaaatatttaaacgaTGGTTGTTCCAACCATTTCctttaactttttgtttcaaCCTTACTAGAGTGAGAAGTTGAATCAATGttacttcttaaacttgattatatGGTACTATGATGTAACTTTAACGGAAACGCAGTTCAATTTTGCTCCATATTAAAATGGCAGCAAATTTGCACGGTATTATTAGTTCAACTTTAAACATCTGAGAATATAATCTCAGAAGTCGTTTCGgagcaaatttcaaattataaactaCTTATAATgttgtgacaaaaaaaaactgaatggcttggcaaactttatttttcgtaAACTCCTTACTTTTAATATCTTCACATCAATATAATTTCACCTAATCGCCAAACAAATCTCGAATTTCTATCTCTCTTTTAGCGAGAGGGATTTCCATGTCTTTCTCGAAAGACTCGagttctttcaaaaatacagGCTCTTCTTTCAAAAGACTTACCAAATAGCAATAGAGTCtcgatttgcttatttttgatgtCTCATAACTGGGAGTTATCTCTCGAAATAAGTAATCTCGGAACTTAAATGCAGTACTTTTACACACAGGTTTTGTAAGCAACAATTTTCTACCGCCGCTCTTTCCTTCGGGATAATGAAAATCGATTCTGAAGCTGCAAATTTCAGGCAAATACCAAACTTCGTTAATGGAATGGTCATCAGGAACTGTAGGATCCaatgaaaaagcttttttaaagcatactattcttttttccttcttaactTTATCCGCCTCTTTGATCTGTTTTATACCGGTGTCATAAATTTGGAGACATTCCTTTTCTATAATTTCAGATTTGGCATGATTACCGAATTCATTCAAAGCATCCATTGGAAATTCAAACTCTTCAAGACATGTGAAGTTGCAACCGGGAAATTTTTCAGCTAGTCGAAAATTCTCTGCTAGTTTAACAGCGTGAGAAGGCATTTTATCCAAATTCTcatctaatttctttttataaacacGAATGGAAGGCTTGCCGTATTCAAGACGTTGCTGATATCGCATGTTCTTTCTACGTTTTCGTATAATTTTCCGTTTTGAGTCCAGAATGTTCTTTTCATGGCTGTCACTAAAATCTCGCATAAAAAGCAAATCAATGTTGgcttcatttgaaaatttttcccataatctaaataagtataatttgtaatttgtttgtAGCTCCTCGTCTGATAAATCGTCGAAATTTATATCGTCAAAAACTTCTATGTCTTTACTACCCTTTTTCGATTTGACTTTTAATGTTCCTTCCTGTTGTACTTCTATTTCATCATCTTCAAGAGTGCTTTTGTGAGATgcataatgtttaatttctatATCATCAGAGCTATACGTGTCTTGTTCACTTGCATTATCTTCGAGTTCATTAGTGATGTCGTTCACCAAACTTATCTGATGCGTACGAAAATTGCTGTCATCATCAATATCTTCTTTCACAAAATCATCCGGaaagtctttatttattttatttctcgtgttcttttcaaaagattcagagctttccttaaaatttttatcaaccaCAATGGAAATATTTTCTCTTCCAATTTCCGTAACATTATCTTCTTCCCTTTCAGAATCAGAATCCGTTGAAACGTATCTTTCAGCGGGATCTATTATTTGCAGAAATGTTTGCATATCTAGTTCAGAAAATTCAATGTCCTCAAaaagaatttcgaaattttcgAACATTGATGGACCGATATGATATTTAACTTCAAAAGCTTCTTTTTCTTTGCCACTATCATCTAAAAGATCTTGTTTTCCagcattaaacattttcttatctTCAAGAACATTTTCATCGTCATAAAC
This window encodes:
- the LOC107452792 gene encoding uncharacterized protein translates to MEISFPSSYTQNNEREIEVLKRADNFLRQFRFLYPARPEPPLYFENECKIRKLTCTTLCPTRITKTISLNEWKNSAQFLADYVEYKPAKFPQEIPYQLFSLDAILKKREGTSLEMCMLLCSFLLSSSYDAFVVQGYATQAVTEKLQKSTSNPLDHISEKFKHYRELYANKDIKPTGKYYLDFYSAKKYWMAGSYDVTKETTKIIPEKIDVTTSEKAIHFWVLLRSSENKNIFIEASSGESFLIDEPNYLGVEFLWNNKNFWYYRGEYKGSCKDINFDLTEIMEWEQFLPTYKIKSKRDGSQIRMPDTWIREMEITQEEFENRFSPDGKLIRYNMAEAIKHNSDSIKNGQVHKITYYKDSSYKVPEKILLFFEGRKDKLQHRLIDCNIMIAKDMFSKGRDDAMKEHEYCLKENPKFIQTIKFYSNMRSDNLLSKEWNNKFVKEIFVDRIDRLNLREIVYDDENVLEDKKMFNAGKQDLLDDSGKEKEAFEVKYHIGPSMFENFEILFEDIEFSELDMQTFLQIIDPAERYVSTDSDSEREEDNVTEIGRENISIVVDKNFKESSESFEKNTRNKINKDFPDDFVKEDIDDDSNFRTHQISLVNDITNELEDNASEQDTYSSDDIEIKHYASHKSTLEDDEIEVQQEGTLKVKSKKGSKDIEVFDDINFDDLSDEELQTNYKLYLFRLWEKFSNEANIDLLFMRDFSDSHEKNILDSKRKIIRKRRKNMRYQQRLEYGKPSIRVYKKKLDENLDKMPSHAVKLAENFRLAEKFPGCNFTCLEEFEFPMDALNEFGNHAKSEIIEKECLQIYDTGIKQIKEADKVKKEKRIVCFKKAFSLDPTVPDDHSINEVWYLPEICSFRIDFHYPEGKSGGRKLLLTKPVCKSTAFKFRDYLFREITPSYETSKISKSRLYCYLVSLLKEEPVFLKELESFEKDMEIPLAKREIEIRDLFGD